A genomic region of Diachasmimorpha longicaudata isolate KC_UGA_2023 chromosome 17, iyDiaLong2, whole genome shotgun sequence contains the following coding sequences:
- the LOC135170423 gene encoding actin-binding LIM protein 2-like isoform X2: MGRTFCQSCKKKCSGEVLRVQDKYFHIGCFKCAQCNNSLAQGGFFAKEGSYYCTKDYRERWGTRCAGCGEYVEGDVVTAGEKHAFHPNCFHCQRCRQPLLGQGTKVTLVQGQALCHRCVGIPVREASTPLGSKSQDGGIKSTGRGSSNDAGACAGCGEKLQEGQALVALDRQWHVWCFKCHSCDSVLHGEYMGKDGVPYCEKDYQKQFGVKCAYCSRYISGKVLQAGENHHFHPTCARCTKCGDPFGDGEEMYLQGAAIWHPRCGPGPTGPNGIVNGHDAVDMHTPQHREQSERISSSASEMQYSLRSRTPSLNGSLLCSPFSSLSRKYYPVRTGSPGLILREYGRGGEDISRICTYSYLTETPSQGYLRRPIQPYDKPPTSPHFHRPSSSRSIRSSGGRSSRSGMRALVDALSETRPKSPGAGSQVDNDEPIELAHYPDAMKRPPGAKPPIERDDFPAPPYPYTDPERRRRWSDTYKGVSDDEDEDLTATDTNDQDILDGVQKKYIKEVEQKLKKEQDELSKIDTGIAKVFLHDIEKNRENLRHRAANVDPRNASRTPSAAREPTYRLRYESPVGASPSRNIDHARPWEDEDGVSYKSSTGPSYNVVSSLRHIPKPGYGLAPRSHTFSSTGGSVSALPGDYSFSGMGDKTHSTDFSSGKSDISTGSITDVDRRALVCTAAPYFSRRISMNDGGIMPSSTTYTGGLGTAGTGHGHHIRRSLPDMGAAPTEPPKLYPYHLLIITNYRLPADVDRCNLERHLSDAEFEAVLQFSRAEFYRLPQWRRNEIKRRARLF; the protein is encoded by the exons ATGG GGAGAACGTTCTGCCAGTCGTGCAAGAAAAAATGCAGTGGAGAAGTCCTGAGAGTGCAGGACAAGTACTTTCACATTGGATGCTTCAAATGCGCACAGTGCAATAACAGTCTCGCGCAGGGTGGATTTTTCGCTAAGGAGGGCTCGTACTATTGCACCAAG gATTACCGCGAACGCTGGGGAACGAGATGTGCAGGTTGTGGAGAATACGTCGAGGGTGATGTAGTGACAGCTGGTGAAAAACACGCATTTCATCCTAATTGTTTTCACTGCCAGAGATGCAGACAGCCCCTCCTGGGTCAAGGAACGAAAGTGACACTTGTTCAAG GTCAAGCTCTGTGCCACCGTTGCGTGGGGATACCAGTGCGCGAAGCATCAACTCCACTAGGAAGTAAATCTCAGGACGGTGGGATCAAGAGCACTGGCAGAGGTAGCAGCAATGATGCTGGTGCTTGTGCTGGATGTGGTGAGAAACTTCAGGAGGGACAGGCACTTGTCGCTCTCGACAGGCAATGGCATGTTTGGTGCTTCAAGTGTCACAGCTGTGACAGCGTTCTCCATGGCGAATACATGGGAAA AGATGGTGTTCCGTACTGTGAGAAAGATTATCAGAAGCAATTCGGGGTTAAGTGTGCGTACTGCAGCCGTTACATAAGTGGAAAGGTCCTTCAAGCTGGTGAGAATCATCACTTTCATCCAACGTGTGCCCGTTGCACCAAGTGCGGCGATCCTTTCGGCGATGGTGAGGAGATGTATCTTCAGGGGGCAGCTATATGGCATCCACGATGTGGCCCAGGCCCAACTGGACCCAATGGCATTGTCAATGGGCATGATGCAGTTGATATGCACACTCCGCAGCATAGGGAACAATCCGAACGTATCTCTAGTAGTGCTTCGGAGATGCAG TATTCGTTGAGATCACGCACACCAAGTTTGAATGGATCGTTGTTGTGCAGCCCTTTTAGCAGCCTCAGTCGCAAg TACTATCCGGTACGTACTGGTTCACCGGGGCTCATTCTTCGGGAGTATGGCCGAGGTGGAGAGGACATCTCTCGGATCTGCACTTACTCATACTTAACGGAGACACCGAGCCAAGGTTACCTGAGACGCCCGATTCAGCCATACGATAAGCCACCAACGAGCCCCCACTTTCATCGTCCAAGCT CTTCGAGGTCGATAAGAAGTAGTGGAGGCAGAAGCAGTCGTTCGGGAATGCGGGCCTTGGTGGACGCACTCAGCGAGACGCGGCCAAAATCCCCAGGGGCTGGCAGCCAAGTAGACAATGACGAGCCCATTGAGCTGGCCCACTACCCGGACGCCATGAAACGTCCGCCCGGGGCGAAGCCCCCCATAGAGCGCGACGACTTCCCAGCCCCACCCTATCCCTACACAGACCCTGAGAGACGACGAAGGTGGTCGGACACCTACAAAGGGGTGTCTGACGACGAGGACGAGGACCTGACAGCCACCGATACCAACGACCAGGACATTCTCGATGGTGTACAGAAGAAGTACATTAAGGAGGTCGAACAGAAGCTCAAGAAGGAGCAGGATGAATTGAGCAAAATCGACACTGGCATTGCTAAGGTCTTTCTCCACGATATTGAGAAGAACAGGGAGAATTTGAGACACAGAGCTGCCAATGTCGATCCCAGAAATGCCTCCAGGACACCCTCAGCTGCTAGAGAACCCACGTATCGATTGAGATATGAGAGTCCTGTTGGCGCTT CACCATCGAGAAATATCGATCACGCACGACCCTGGGAAGACGAGGACGGCGTAAGTTACAAATCCAGCACTGGGCCCAGCTACAATG TTGTGAGCTCACTTCGGCACATCCCAAAGCCGGGATACGGTCTGGCCCCGCGAAGTCACACCTTCTCGTCCACCGGGGGTTCAGTATCTGCTCTTCCT GGTGATTATTCGTTCAGTGGAATGGGCGACAAAACGCACAGCACCGATTTTTCCTCCGGCAAGTCTGATA TATCGACAGGCAGCATCACAGACGTGGATCGCCGAGCCCTGGTATGTACAGCAGCCCCGTACTTCTCACGAAGAATAAGCATG AATGATGGCGGCATCATGCCATCGTCGACGACGTATACCGGTGGTCTTGGTACCGCTGGCACTGGTCACGGACATCACATCAGACGCTCATTGCCGGACATGGGAGCTGCCCCAACTGAACCACCAAAGCTTTATCCTTATCACCTGCTTATTATCACGAATTACAGACTGCCTGCGGACGTTGATCGCTGCAATCTAGAG cGACACTTATCGGACGCTGAGTTCGAAGCAGTTCTCCAGTTCAGTCGAGCTGAATTCTATAGACTGCCCCAGTGGCGCCGCAACGAGATCAAACGTCGCGCCCGATTGTTTTAA
- the LOC135170423 gene encoding actin-binding LIM protein 3-like isoform X3 — translation MGRTFCQSCKKKCSGEVLRVQDKYFHIGCFKCAQCNNSLAQGGFFAKEGSYYCTKDYRERWGTRCAGCGEYVEGDVVTAGEKHAFHPNCFHCQRCRQPLLGQGTKVTLVQGQALCHRCVGIPVREASTPLGSKSQDGGIKSTGRGSSNDAGACAGCGEKLQEGQALVALDRQWHVWCFKCHSCDSVLHGEYMGKDGVPYCEKDYQKQFGVKCAYCSRYISGKVLQAGENHHFHPTCARCTKCGDPFGDGEEMYLQGAAIWHPRCGPGPTGPNGIVNGHDAVDMHTPQHREQSERISSSASEMQYSLRSRTPSLNGSLLCSPFSSLSRKYYPVRTGSPGLILREYGRGGEDISRICTYSYLTETPSQGYLRRPIQPYDKPPTSPHFHRPSSSRSIRSSGGRSSRSGMRALVDALSETRPKSPGAGSQVDNDEPIELAHYPDAMKRPPGAKPPIERDDFPAPPYPYTDPERRRRWSDTYKGVSDDEDEDLTATDTNDQDILDGVQKKYIKEVEQKLKKEQDELSKIDTGIAKVFLHDIEKNRENLRHRAANVDPRNASRTPSAAREPTYRLRYESPVGASPSRNIDHARPWEDEDGVSYKSSTGPSYNAGRSSTRSPAPRNYPPIGNQRAFTLPNAARHYQSGDYSFSGMGDKTHSTDFSSGKSDISTGSITDVDRRALNDGGIMPSSTTYTGGLGTAGTGHGHHIRRSLPDMGAAPTEPPKLYPYHLLIITNYRLPADVDRCNLERHLSDAEFEAVLQFSRAEFYRLPQWRRNEIKRRARLF, via the exons ATGG GGAGAACGTTCTGCCAGTCGTGCAAGAAAAAATGCAGTGGAGAAGTCCTGAGAGTGCAGGACAAGTACTTTCACATTGGATGCTTCAAATGCGCACAGTGCAATAACAGTCTCGCGCAGGGTGGATTTTTCGCTAAGGAGGGCTCGTACTATTGCACCAAG gATTACCGCGAACGCTGGGGAACGAGATGTGCAGGTTGTGGAGAATACGTCGAGGGTGATGTAGTGACAGCTGGTGAAAAACACGCATTTCATCCTAATTGTTTTCACTGCCAGAGATGCAGACAGCCCCTCCTGGGTCAAGGAACGAAAGTGACACTTGTTCAAG GTCAAGCTCTGTGCCACCGTTGCGTGGGGATACCAGTGCGCGAAGCATCAACTCCACTAGGAAGTAAATCTCAGGACGGTGGGATCAAGAGCACTGGCAGAGGTAGCAGCAATGATGCTGGTGCTTGTGCTGGATGTGGTGAGAAACTTCAGGAGGGACAGGCACTTGTCGCTCTCGACAGGCAATGGCATGTTTGGTGCTTCAAGTGTCACAGCTGTGACAGCGTTCTCCATGGCGAATACATGGGAAA AGATGGTGTTCCGTACTGTGAGAAAGATTATCAGAAGCAATTCGGGGTTAAGTGTGCGTACTGCAGCCGTTACATAAGTGGAAAGGTCCTTCAAGCTGGTGAGAATCATCACTTTCATCCAACGTGTGCCCGTTGCACCAAGTGCGGCGATCCTTTCGGCGATGGTGAGGAGATGTATCTTCAGGGGGCAGCTATATGGCATCCACGATGTGGCCCAGGCCCAACTGGACCCAATGGCATTGTCAATGGGCATGATGCAGTTGATATGCACACTCCGCAGCATAGGGAACAATCCGAACGTATCTCTAGTAGTGCTTCGGAGATGCAG TATTCGTTGAGATCACGCACACCAAGTTTGAATGGATCGTTGTTGTGCAGCCCTTTTAGCAGCCTCAGTCGCAAg TACTATCCGGTACGTACTGGTTCACCGGGGCTCATTCTTCGGGAGTATGGCCGAGGTGGAGAGGACATCTCTCGGATCTGCACTTACTCATACTTAACGGAGACACCGAGCCAAGGTTACCTGAGACGCCCGATTCAGCCATACGATAAGCCACCAACGAGCCCCCACTTTCATCGTCCAAGCT CTTCGAGGTCGATAAGAAGTAGTGGAGGCAGAAGCAGTCGTTCGGGAATGCGGGCCTTGGTGGACGCACTCAGCGAGACGCGGCCAAAATCCCCAGGGGCTGGCAGCCAAGTAGACAATGACGAGCCCATTGAGCTGGCCCACTACCCGGACGCCATGAAACGTCCGCCCGGGGCGAAGCCCCCCATAGAGCGCGACGACTTCCCAGCCCCACCCTATCCCTACACAGACCCTGAGAGACGACGAAGGTGGTCGGACACCTACAAAGGGGTGTCTGACGACGAGGACGAGGACCTGACAGCCACCGATACCAACGACCAGGACATTCTCGATGGTGTACAGAAGAAGTACATTAAGGAGGTCGAACAGAAGCTCAAGAAGGAGCAGGATGAATTGAGCAAAATCGACACTGGCATTGCTAAGGTCTTTCTCCACGATATTGAGAAGAACAGGGAGAATTTGAGACACAGAGCTGCCAATGTCGATCCCAGAAATGCCTCCAGGACACCCTCAGCTGCTAGAGAACCCACGTATCGATTGAGATATGAGAGTCCTGTTGGCGCTT CACCATCGAGAAATATCGATCACGCACGACCCTGGGAAGACGAGGACGGCGTAAGTTACAAATCCAGCACTGGGCCCAGCTACAATG CGGGAAGATCATCGACTCGTTCCCCAGCACCCAGAAACTATCCACCTATCGGTAATCAACGCGCCTTCACACTTCCAAACGCTGCTAGGCACTATCAATCG GGTGATTATTCGTTCAGTGGAATGGGCGACAAAACGCACAGCACCGATTTTTCCTCCGGCAAGTCTGATA TATCGACAGGCAGCATCACAGACGTGGATCGCCGAGCCCTG AATGATGGCGGCATCATGCCATCGTCGACGACGTATACCGGTGGTCTTGGTACCGCTGGCACTGGTCACGGACATCACATCAGACGCTCATTGCCGGACATGGGAGCTGCCCCAACTGAACCACCAAAGCTTTATCCTTATCACCTGCTTATTATCACGAATTACAGACTGCCTGCGGACGTTGATCGCTGCAATCTAGAG cGACACTTATCGGACGCTGAGTTCGAAGCAGTTCTCCAGTTCAGTCGAGCTGAATTCTATAGACTGCCCCAGTGGCGCCGCAACGAGATCAAACGTCGCGCCCGATTGTTTTAA
- the LOC135170423 gene encoding actin-binding LIM protein 2-like isoform X1, translated as MGRTFCQSCKKKCSGEVLRVQDKYFHIGCFKCAQCNNSLAQGGFFAKEGSYYCTKDYRERWGTRCAGCGEYVEGDVVTAGEKHAFHPNCFHCQRCRQPLLGQGTKVTLVQGQALCHRCVGIPVREASTPLGSKSQDGGIKSTGRGSSNDAGACAGCGEKLQEGQALVALDRQWHVWCFKCHSCDSVLHGEYMGKDGVPYCEKDYQKQFGVKCAYCSRYISGKVLQAGENHHFHPTCARCTKCGDPFGDGEEMYLQGAAIWHPRCGPGPTGPNGIVNGHDAVDMHTPQHREQSERISSSASEMQYSLRSRTPSLNGSLLCSPFSSLSRKYYPVRTGSPGLILREYGRGGEDISRICTYSYLTETPSQGYLRRPIQPYDKPPTSPHFHRPSSSRSIRSSGGRSSRSGMRALVDALSETRPKSPGAGSQVDNDEPIELAHYPDAMKRPPGAKPPIERDDFPAPPYPYTDPERRRRWSDTYKGVSDDEDEDLTATDTNDQDILDGVQKKYIKEVEQKLKKEQDELSKIDTGIAKVFLHDIEKNRENLRHRAANVDPRNASRTPSAAREPTYRLRYESPVGASPSRNIDHARPWEDEDGVSYKSSTGPSYNAGRSSTRSPAPRNYPPIGNQRAFTLPNAARHYQSGDYSFSGMGDKTHSTDFSSGKSDISTGSITDVDRRALVCTAAPYFSRRISMNDGGIMPSSTTYTGGLGTAGTGHGHHIRRSLPDMGAAPTEPPKLYPYHLLIITNYRLPADVDRCNLERHLSDAEFEAVLQFSRAEFYRLPQWRRNEIKRRARLF; from the exons ATGG GGAGAACGTTCTGCCAGTCGTGCAAGAAAAAATGCAGTGGAGAAGTCCTGAGAGTGCAGGACAAGTACTTTCACATTGGATGCTTCAAATGCGCACAGTGCAATAACAGTCTCGCGCAGGGTGGATTTTTCGCTAAGGAGGGCTCGTACTATTGCACCAAG gATTACCGCGAACGCTGGGGAACGAGATGTGCAGGTTGTGGAGAATACGTCGAGGGTGATGTAGTGACAGCTGGTGAAAAACACGCATTTCATCCTAATTGTTTTCACTGCCAGAGATGCAGACAGCCCCTCCTGGGTCAAGGAACGAAAGTGACACTTGTTCAAG GTCAAGCTCTGTGCCACCGTTGCGTGGGGATACCAGTGCGCGAAGCATCAACTCCACTAGGAAGTAAATCTCAGGACGGTGGGATCAAGAGCACTGGCAGAGGTAGCAGCAATGATGCTGGTGCTTGTGCTGGATGTGGTGAGAAACTTCAGGAGGGACAGGCACTTGTCGCTCTCGACAGGCAATGGCATGTTTGGTGCTTCAAGTGTCACAGCTGTGACAGCGTTCTCCATGGCGAATACATGGGAAA AGATGGTGTTCCGTACTGTGAGAAAGATTATCAGAAGCAATTCGGGGTTAAGTGTGCGTACTGCAGCCGTTACATAAGTGGAAAGGTCCTTCAAGCTGGTGAGAATCATCACTTTCATCCAACGTGTGCCCGTTGCACCAAGTGCGGCGATCCTTTCGGCGATGGTGAGGAGATGTATCTTCAGGGGGCAGCTATATGGCATCCACGATGTGGCCCAGGCCCAACTGGACCCAATGGCATTGTCAATGGGCATGATGCAGTTGATATGCACACTCCGCAGCATAGGGAACAATCCGAACGTATCTCTAGTAGTGCTTCGGAGATGCAG TATTCGTTGAGATCACGCACACCAAGTTTGAATGGATCGTTGTTGTGCAGCCCTTTTAGCAGCCTCAGTCGCAAg TACTATCCGGTACGTACTGGTTCACCGGGGCTCATTCTTCGGGAGTATGGCCGAGGTGGAGAGGACATCTCTCGGATCTGCACTTACTCATACTTAACGGAGACACCGAGCCAAGGTTACCTGAGACGCCCGATTCAGCCATACGATAAGCCACCAACGAGCCCCCACTTTCATCGTCCAAGCT CTTCGAGGTCGATAAGAAGTAGTGGAGGCAGAAGCAGTCGTTCGGGAATGCGGGCCTTGGTGGACGCACTCAGCGAGACGCGGCCAAAATCCCCAGGGGCTGGCAGCCAAGTAGACAATGACGAGCCCATTGAGCTGGCCCACTACCCGGACGCCATGAAACGTCCGCCCGGGGCGAAGCCCCCCATAGAGCGCGACGACTTCCCAGCCCCACCCTATCCCTACACAGACCCTGAGAGACGACGAAGGTGGTCGGACACCTACAAAGGGGTGTCTGACGACGAGGACGAGGACCTGACAGCCACCGATACCAACGACCAGGACATTCTCGATGGTGTACAGAAGAAGTACATTAAGGAGGTCGAACAGAAGCTCAAGAAGGAGCAGGATGAATTGAGCAAAATCGACACTGGCATTGCTAAGGTCTTTCTCCACGATATTGAGAAGAACAGGGAGAATTTGAGACACAGAGCTGCCAATGTCGATCCCAGAAATGCCTCCAGGACACCCTCAGCTGCTAGAGAACCCACGTATCGATTGAGATATGAGAGTCCTGTTGGCGCTT CACCATCGAGAAATATCGATCACGCACGACCCTGGGAAGACGAGGACGGCGTAAGTTACAAATCCAGCACTGGGCCCAGCTACAATG CGGGAAGATCATCGACTCGTTCCCCAGCACCCAGAAACTATCCACCTATCGGTAATCAACGCGCCTTCACACTTCCAAACGCTGCTAGGCACTATCAATCG GGTGATTATTCGTTCAGTGGAATGGGCGACAAAACGCACAGCACCGATTTTTCCTCCGGCAAGTCTGATA TATCGACAGGCAGCATCACAGACGTGGATCGCCGAGCCCTGGTATGTACAGCAGCCCCGTACTTCTCACGAAGAATAAGCATG AATGATGGCGGCATCATGCCATCGTCGACGACGTATACCGGTGGTCTTGGTACCGCTGGCACTGGTCACGGACATCACATCAGACGCTCATTGCCGGACATGGGAGCTGCCCCAACTGAACCACCAAAGCTTTATCCTTATCACCTGCTTATTATCACGAATTACAGACTGCCTGCGGACGTTGATCGCTGCAATCTAGAG cGACACTTATCGGACGCTGAGTTCGAAGCAGTTCTCCAGTTCAGTCGAGCTGAATTCTATAGACTGCCCCAGTGGCGCCGCAACGAGATCAAACGTCGCGCCCGATTGTTTTAA
- the LOC135170423 gene encoding actin-binding LIM protein 2-like isoform X4: MGRTFCQSCKKKCSGEVLRVQDKYFHIGCFKCAQCNNSLAQGGFFAKEGSYYCTKDYRERWGTRCAGCGEYVEGDVVTAGEKHAFHPNCFHCQRCRQPLLGQGTKVTLVQGQALCHRCVGIPVREASTPLGSKSQDGGIKSTGRGSSNDAGACAGCGEKLQEGQALVALDRQWHVWCFKCHSCDSVLHGEYMGKDGVPYCEKDYQKQFGVKCAYCSRYISGKVLQAGENHHFHPTCARCTKCGDPFGDGEEMYLQGAAIWHPRCGPGPTGPNGIVNGHDAVDMHTPQHREQSERISSSASEMQYSLRSRTPSLNGSLLCSPFSSLSRKYYPVRTGSPGLILREYGRGGEDISRICTYSYLTETPSQGYLRRPIQPYDKPPTSPHFHRPSSSRSIRSSGGRSSRSGMRALVDALSETRPKSPGAGSQVDNDEPIELAHYPDAMKRPPGAKPPIERDDFPAPPYPYTDPERRRRWSDTYKGVSDDEDEDLTATDTNDQDILDGVQKKYIKEVEQKLKKEQDELSKIDTGIAKVFLHDIEKNRENLRHRAANVDPRNASRTPSAAREPTYRLRYESPVGASPSRNIDHARPWEDEDGVSYKSSTGPSYNVVSSLRHIPKPGYGLAPRSHTFSSTGGSVSALPGDYSFSGMGDKTHSTDFSSGKSDISTGSITDVDRRALNDGGIMPSSTTYTGGLGTAGTGHGHHIRRSLPDMGAAPTEPPKLYPYHLLIITNYRLPADVDRCNLERHLSDAEFEAVLQFSRAEFYRLPQWRRNEIKRRARLF, from the exons ATGG GGAGAACGTTCTGCCAGTCGTGCAAGAAAAAATGCAGTGGAGAAGTCCTGAGAGTGCAGGACAAGTACTTTCACATTGGATGCTTCAAATGCGCACAGTGCAATAACAGTCTCGCGCAGGGTGGATTTTTCGCTAAGGAGGGCTCGTACTATTGCACCAAG gATTACCGCGAACGCTGGGGAACGAGATGTGCAGGTTGTGGAGAATACGTCGAGGGTGATGTAGTGACAGCTGGTGAAAAACACGCATTTCATCCTAATTGTTTTCACTGCCAGAGATGCAGACAGCCCCTCCTGGGTCAAGGAACGAAAGTGACACTTGTTCAAG GTCAAGCTCTGTGCCACCGTTGCGTGGGGATACCAGTGCGCGAAGCATCAACTCCACTAGGAAGTAAATCTCAGGACGGTGGGATCAAGAGCACTGGCAGAGGTAGCAGCAATGATGCTGGTGCTTGTGCTGGATGTGGTGAGAAACTTCAGGAGGGACAGGCACTTGTCGCTCTCGACAGGCAATGGCATGTTTGGTGCTTCAAGTGTCACAGCTGTGACAGCGTTCTCCATGGCGAATACATGGGAAA AGATGGTGTTCCGTACTGTGAGAAAGATTATCAGAAGCAATTCGGGGTTAAGTGTGCGTACTGCAGCCGTTACATAAGTGGAAAGGTCCTTCAAGCTGGTGAGAATCATCACTTTCATCCAACGTGTGCCCGTTGCACCAAGTGCGGCGATCCTTTCGGCGATGGTGAGGAGATGTATCTTCAGGGGGCAGCTATATGGCATCCACGATGTGGCCCAGGCCCAACTGGACCCAATGGCATTGTCAATGGGCATGATGCAGTTGATATGCACACTCCGCAGCATAGGGAACAATCCGAACGTATCTCTAGTAGTGCTTCGGAGATGCAG TATTCGTTGAGATCACGCACACCAAGTTTGAATGGATCGTTGTTGTGCAGCCCTTTTAGCAGCCTCAGTCGCAAg TACTATCCGGTACGTACTGGTTCACCGGGGCTCATTCTTCGGGAGTATGGCCGAGGTGGAGAGGACATCTCTCGGATCTGCACTTACTCATACTTAACGGAGACACCGAGCCAAGGTTACCTGAGACGCCCGATTCAGCCATACGATAAGCCACCAACGAGCCCCCACTTTCATCGTCCAAGCT CTTCGAGGTCGATAAGAAGTAGTGGAGGCAGAAGCAGTCGTTCGGGAATGCGGGCCTTGGTGGACGCACTCAGCGAGACGCGGCCAAAATCCCCAGGGGCTGGCAGCCAAGTAGACAATGACGAGCCCATTGAGCTGGCCCACTACCCGGACGCCATGAAACGTCCGCCCGGGGCGAAGCCCCCCATAGAGCGCGACGACTTCCCAGCCCCACCCTATCCCTACACAGACCCTGAGAGACGACGAAGGTGGTCGGACACCTACAAAGGGGTGTCTGACGACGAGGACGAGGACCTGACAGCCACCGATACCAACGACCAGGACATTCTCGATGGTGTACAGAAGAAGTACATTAAGGAGGTCGAACAGAAGCTCAAGAAGGAGCAGGATGAATTGAGCAAAATCGACACTGGCATTGCTAAGGTCTTTCTCCACGATATTGAGAAGAACAGGGAGAATTTGAGACACAGAGCTGCCAATGTCGATCCCAGAAATGCCTCCAGGACACCCTCAGCTGCTAGAGAACCCACGTATCGATTGAGATATGAGAGTCCTGTTGGCGCTT CACCATCGAGAAATATCGATCACGCACGACCCTGGGAAGACGAGGACGGCGTAAGTTACAAATCCAGCACTGGGCCCAGCTACAATG TTGTGAGCTCACTTCGGCACATCCCAAAGCCGGGATACGGTCTGGCCCCGCGAAGTCACACCTTCTCGTCCACCGGGGGTTCAGTATCTGCTCTTCCT GGTGATTATTCGTTCAGTGGAATGGGCGACAAAACGCACAGCACCGATTTTTCCTCCGGCAAGTCTGATA TATCGACAGGCAGCATCACAGACGTGGATCGCCGAGCCCTG AATGATGGCGGCATCATGCCATCGTCGACGACGTATACCGGTGGTCTTGGTACCGCTGGCACTGGTCACGGACATCACATCAGACGCTCATTGCCGGACATGGGAGCTGCCCCAACTGAACCACCAAAGCTTTATCCTTATCACCTGCTTATTATCACGAATTACAGACTGCCTGCGGACGTTGATCGCTGCAATCTAGAG cGACACTTATCGGACGCTGAGTTCGAAGCAGTTCTCCAGTTCAGTCGAGCTGAATTCTATAGACTGCCCCAGTGGCGCCGCAACGAGATCAAACGTCGCGCCCGATTGTTTTAA